A single region of the Parasphingorhabdus litoris DSM 22379 genome encodes:
- a CDS encoding phosphotransferase family protein, translating into MNPQEDMTGTMAVPDKDKLDEASLTKWMEANVEGFTGPLTLSKFKGGQSNPTYKIETPGTDYVLRKKPFGKLLPSAHAVDREFRVIAGLHPTGFPVAKPYGLCDDDDVIGTMFYIMGMADGRTLWDGTLPGMEPEERRAIYFEMIDTLAQLHSYDPAELGLEKHGKSGNYCERQISRWTQQYKLSELETIPEMDQLIEWLTKTIPEQKGFGIVHGDYRLDNMIFAHDKPKVIAVLDWELSTLGDPIADFAYWLMAYEMEPEGRSGLKGVDLEALGIPSREEAIARYCEKSGLDDLPPMDWYLAYNLFRIAAILQGIQKRVVDGTANSAAAAEMSDRVTPLAQAGWEAAKRAGA; encoded by the coding sequence ATGAATCCACAAGAAGATATGACCGGCACCATGGCGGTACCGGACAAGGACAAGCTGGACGAAGCCAGCCTTACCAAATGGATGGAGGCGAATGTTGAAGGCTTTACTGGCCCTTTGACCCTCTCAAAATTCAAAGGCGGTCAATCCAACCCGACATATAAAATTGAAACACCGGGAACCGATTATGTCCTTCGCAAAAAGCCATTTGGCAAATTGCTGCCATCGGCCCACGCCGTTGATCGCGAATTCCGGGTAATTGCTGGATTGCACCCCACCGGATTTCCTGTCGCAAAGCCATATGGCCTGTGCGACGATGATGATGTCATTGGAACCATGTTCTACATCATGGGCATGGCCGATGGGCGGACGCTTTGGGACGGCACTTTGCCAGGCATGGAGCCTGAGGAACGGCGTGCGATCTATTTTGAAATGATAGACACGCTTGCCCAGCTTCATAGCTATGATCCCGCCGAGTTAGGACTGGAAAAACACGGGAAATCAGGCAATTATTGCGAACGCCAGATTTCTCGATGGACGCAACAGTATAAATTGTCAGAGCTGGAAACCATTCCGGAGATGGATCAGCTTATTGAATGGCTGACAAAGACCATTCCGGAACAAAAAGGCTTTGGCATTGTTCATGGCGATTACCGCCTCGACAATATGATCTTTGCCCATGACAAACCCAAAGTTATCGCGGTGCTGGACTGGGAATTGTCTACGCTTGGCGATCCCATTGCCGATTTTGCCTACTGGCTGATGGCCTATGAAATGGAACCAGAGGGGCGCAGCGGCCTGAAAGGCGTTGATCTGGAGGCTCTTGGCATTCCGTCTCGCGAAGAGGCCATTGCCCGCTATTGTGAAAAATCAGGCCTTGATGACTTGCCTCCGATGGACTGGTATCTTGCCTATAACCTTTTCCGGATTGCCGCCATTTTGCAGGGCATCCAGAAGCGTGTAGTAGATGGTACAGCAAATAGCGCAGCGGCCGCTGAAATGTCGGACCGGGTAACGCCATTGGCGCAAGCCGGATGGGAAGCAGCAAAACGCGCCGGTGCTTGA
- a CDS encoding Zn-dependent alcohol dehydrogenase has product MKAAVLVEAGQPLEIEEVTISKPGPHEVLIRTAACGLCHSDLHFIDGSYPHPLPAIPGHEAAGIVEAIGSEVRTVAVGDAVISCLSAFCGHCEFCVSGRMSLCLGADTRRAEGDSPRITRPDGSPVAQMLNLSAFAEQMLIHEHACVRINPDMPLDRAAVIGCAVTTGAGTIFNACDVTPGESVAVVGCGGVGLATINAAKIAGAGKIIAADPIPEKRELAVKLGATDVVDAMAEDAAEQILEMTHGGVDHAIEAVGRPASGDLAVGSLKRGGTATILGMMPLDHKVGLSAMDLLSGKKLQGVLMGENRFPVDIPRLVDFYLRGLLDLDSIVAETIPLEQINDGFEKMKKGDAARSVITFA; this is encoded by the coding sequence ATGAAAGCAGCAGTCTTGGTAGAGGCGGGCCAACCGCTTGAAATAGAAGAGGTCACAATCTCCAAACCGGGACCGCATGAAGTGCTGATCCGAACGGCGGCCTGCGGACTTTGCCATTCTGACCTGCATTTTATCGATGGCAGTTACCCGCATCCCTTGCCCGCCATACCGGGGCATGAGGCTGCGGGCATTGTCGAAGCCATTGGCAGCGAGGTCCGCACCGTCGCTGTGGGTGATGCTGTTATTTCCTGCCTTTCGGCTTTTTGCGGACATTGCGAATTTTGCGTCTCGGGCCGCATGTCTCTGTGTCTTGGCGCCGACACGCGGCGGGCCGAGGGAGACAGCCCGCGGATTACCCGTCCAGACGGATCACCTGTCGCGCAAATGCTCAACCTGTCCGCTTTTGCAGAGCAAATGCTGATTCATGAACATGCTTGCGTCCGTATCAATCCCGATATGCCGCTCGATCGCGCCGCTGTTATTGGCTGTGCGGTGACGACTGGAGCGGGAACGATCTTTAACGCCTGCGACGTTACGCCGGGCGAAAGCGTAGCCGTGGTCGGCTGTGGCGGCGTTGGTCTCGCGACAATTAATGCGGCAAAAATTGCTGGCGCCGGAAAGATTATCGCGGCGGATCCGATCCCGGAAAAACGCGAACTGGCGGTGAAGCTGGGTGCGACTGATGTCGTCGATGCTATGGCAGAAGATGCCGCCGAACAGATTTTGGAAATGACCCACGGCGGGGTTGACCATGCCATTGAAGCGGTCGGTCGTCCGGCATCCGGAGACTTGGCTGTCGGATCGCTCAAGCGCGGCGGTACAGCGACAATCCTGGGGATGATGCCGCTGGATCATAAGGTTGGTCTTAGCGCCATGGATTTGCTCTCCGGCAAGAAATTGCAGGGCGTGTTAATGGGCGAAAATCGCTTTCCGGTTGATATTCCGCGCCTTGTTGACTTTTATCTGCGCGGCCTGTTGGATCTGGACAGCATTGTTGCGGAAACCATCCCATTGGAACAGATTAATGATGGTTTTGAAAAAATGAAAAAAGGTGATGCGGCGCGTTCTGTGATCACTTTTGCTTAA
- a CDS encoding acyl-CoA dehydrogenase family protein has protein sequence MDFDLTEKQEYWRNQVREHIENHIRPRIADYKAEDASGDRWKVLQVIEEEKVKAKEKGIWNLFMPPANPNLTHIDEVFEFDGPGLTNLEYALCAEEMGRVGFSSEVFNCSAPDTGNMEVFHRYGTLEQKEQYLRPLMNGEIRSAFLMTEPAVASSDATNIETAIVRDGDEYVINGRKWWSSGLGDPRCKIAIVMGKTSFEGSRYTQQSQILMPTDAPGVKIIRHLPVFGYDDAPHGHMEVEMKDVRVPASNIILGEGRGFEIAQGRLGPGRIHHCMRTIGVAEEALEKMVKRLQSRIAFGKRISEHSVWDERVARARIDIDMSRLLCLKAADMMDKVGNKYAKAEIAMIKVQAPSMALKIIDDAIQAHGGGGVSDDFGLANAYAHQRTLRLADGPDEVHNRTIAKMEYGKYAETADGNKMKQEFSSGDLAVTR, from the coding sequence ATGGATTTTGATCTCACGGAGAAGCAGGAATATTGGCGCAATCAGGTACGTGAGCATATTGAAAACCACATCCGACCGCGCATTGCTGATTATAAAGCGGAAGATGCATCTGGAGATCGCTGGAAAGTTCTCCAAGTCATTGAAGAGGAAAAGGTCAAAGCGAAAGAAAAGGGAATCTGGAACCTTTTCATGCCGCCGGCCAACCCGAACCTAACGCATATTGACGAAGTATTTGAATTTGACGGTCCAGGCCTTACCAACCTTGAATATGCTCTGTGCGCTGAAGAAATGGGGCGTGTGGGTTTCTCGTCCGAAGTGTTTAACTGTTCCGCTCCCGATACAGGCAACATGGAAGTTTTCCATCGTTACGGAACGCTGGAGCAAAAAGAACAATATCTACGTCCCTTGATGAACGGTGAGATCCGGTCTGCATTTCTAATGACCGAGCCGGCTGTCGCATCCTCCGACGCCACAAACATCGAAACAGCGATCGTTCGTGATGGCGATGAATATGTTATCAATGGCCGCAAATGGTGGTCGTCCGGCCTTGGCGATCCGCGCTGTAAAATCGCGATTGTCATGGGCAAGACCAGCTTTGAAGGCAGCCGCTATACACAGCAGTCTCAGATATTGATGCCAACCGATGCCCCAGGGGTAAAAATCATCCGCCATTTACCAGTGTTCGGTTATGATGACGCCCCCCACGGCCATATGGAAGTTGAGATGAAGGATGTTCGTGTTCCTGCGTCTAATATCATTCTCGGCGAAGGCCGCGGCTTTGAAATCGCGCAAGGCCGCCTTGGGCCTGGCCGTATCCATCACTGCATGCGCACCATTGGCGTTGCCGAAGAAGCACTCGAAAAGATGGTCAAGCGCCTGCAGTCACGCATTGCTTTTGGGAAACGCATTTCCGAACATAGTGTTTGGGATGAGCGCGTCGCCCGCGCCCGTATCGATATCGATATGAGCCGGCTGCTTTGTCTAAAAGCGGCTGATATGATGGATAAAGTCGGTAATAAATATGCCAAAGCTGAAATCGCGATGATCAAGGTTCAGGCCCCGTCCATGGCGTTGAAAATTATCGATGATGCCATTCAGGCCCATGGCGGCGGCGGTGTCAGCGACGACTTTGGTCTTGCCAATGCCTATGCACATCAACGCACGCTGCGTCTGGCCGACGGCCCAGATGAGGTTCACAACCGGACGATTGCCAAGATGGAATATGGCAAATATGCCGAAACCGCTGATGGTAACAAGATGAAGCAGGAGTTTTCGTCGGGCGATCTGGCCGTCACACGATAA
- a CDS encoding MFS transporter, with translation MSAASETLPLKSKLAYGFGSVAYGIKDNGFATFLLFYYNQVVGLRADLVSLAIALALIADAFIDPAVGQMSDRTRTKIGRRHPWLYSAVIPIALIWIALWHPPELSEWGTFAYLFFIAMAVRMAFSAYEVPALALLPELSRDYHDRTAIMRYRFLFGWGGGIFVMFLAYAFFLTPTAEYADGQLNPAGYSGYAIFGACLMAIAALSSAIGTHKRIVRQYREATEYPQSAETFGEIMQAFRYRPFLLLMFAGVFAFTNQWLIFALSIYLFTHVWEFTQANFTAYSALLLVAAIVAFIMVTPISKKLGKAHAAAWLALVTLLLGTLPYWLRFAGLFPEPGDPVMVPLLFAFLISSTASGISAMILTLSMIADVSDQYEHDTGKRTEGLFSSGMFFMQKVVNGLGILLSGLIIALVGLPQGAASGTVDPDIVDNLALFYVILATAIALIGAWAYTLFPLGEKDHEERMSARAAE, from the coding sequence ATGAGCGCCGCTTCGGAAACACTGCCACTGAAATCGAAGCTGGCCTACGGTTTCGGATCCGTTGCATATGGTATCAAGGACAATGGCTTCGCCACTTTCCTGCTGTTCTACTATAATCAAGTCGTCGGACTGCGCGCCGATCTTGTCAGCCTGGCTATCGCGCTCGCTCTTATTGCCGACGCCTTTATCGATCCGGCAGTTGGGCAGATGAGCGATCGCACCCGGACCAAAATTGGTCGGCGCCACCCATGGCTATACAGCGCAGTGATTCCCATCGCCTTGATCTGGATCGCCCTGTGGCACCCCCCGGAACTCAGCGAATGGGGCACATTTGCCTATCTGTTTTTCATTGCCATGGCCGTCCGTATGGCGTTTTCGGCCTATGAAGTGCCGGCACTGGCCCTGTTGCCCGAACTGAGCCGGGATTATCATGACCGGACGGCGATCATGCGATACCGATTCCTTTTCGGCTGGGGCGGCGGCATTTTTGTGATGTTCCTCGCTTACGCTTTTTTCCTGACTCCCACCGCGGAATATGCGGATGGCCAGCTCAATCCGGCGGGGTACAGTGGATACGCAATTTTTGGCGCTTGCCTCATGGCCATTGCGGCGCTGTCTTCCGCTATCGGCACTCATAAGAGGATTGTCCGCCAGTATCGGGAAGCCACCGAATATCCGCAATCCGCCGAGACCTTCGGCGAGATCATGCAAGCTTTCCGCTATCGACCTTTTCTACTCCTTATGTTCGCGGGCGTTTTTGCCTTTACCAACCAGTGGCTGATCTTCGCGCTTTCCATTTATCTGTTCACTCATGTTTGGGAGTTTACCCAGGCCAATTTCACCGCCTATTCGGCCTTGCTGCTTGTCGCTGCTATCGTGGCCTTCATCATGGTCACCCCGATTTCGAAAAAGCTCGGCAAGGCACATGCCGCCGCTTGGCTCGCGCTCGTGACATTGCTACTCGGCACCCTCCCCTACTGGCTGCGTTTTGCTGGCCTGTTTCCGGAGCCAGGAGATCCGGTAATGGTGCCTCTGCTCTTCGCTTTCCTAATCAGTTCAACTGCCTCCGGGATCTCGGCTATGATTCTCACTCTGTCGATGATCGCCGACGTCTCGGACCAATATGAGCATGATACCGGAAAACGTACCGAGGGGCTGTTCTCGTCGGGCATGTTTTTCATGCAGAAAGTGGTCAATGGGCTAGGAATCTTGTTGTCCGGATTGATCATCGCTCTGGTCGGCCTGCCACAGGGTGCCGCGAGTGGCACTGTTGACCCCGATATTGTCGACAATCTGGCGCTTTTCTATGTGATTCTTGCCACAGCGATCGCGCTGATCGGGGCTTGGGCCTACACATTGTTTCCGCTCGGCGAAAAGGATCATGAAGAACGGATGTCTGCCCGCGCTGCGGAGTAG
- a CDS encoding acyl-CoA dehydrogenase family protein: MSDLESFRKETAAWLEANCPPEMRQPVVDESDICWGGKNPTFKPGQKEWMDKMAAKGWTVPDWPKEYGGGGLSRAETKILLQEMGRLKMRSPLSSFGIWMLGPALLHFGTEEQKLHFLPPIARGEVRWCQGYSEPGSGSDLASLQTSAEDKGDHYLINGQKIWTSYADKADWIFCLTRTDKSTKHKGISFMLFDMTTKGVETKPIVLISGQSAFCETFFADVEVPKTYGDGVSSVVGEVNRGWDVAKYLLGHERSMISGDGSSGATSLGSKFADQYGRDEMGRLDDPMLRAQMAEMDIDVLAFRAMAERFGDTFKANLCHPAQPNMMKYAGTEINKRRHELIMSAGGSEVLEWESDASNGGLTARGWLRTKANSIEGGTSEVMLNVVSKQILQLPNA; the protein is encoded by the coding sequence ATGTCCGATCTTGAAAGCTTCCGCAAAGAGACTGCTGCTTGGCTAGAAGCAAACTGCCCGCCCGAAATGCGACAGCCTGTTGTTGATGAAAGCGATATATGCTGGGGCGGCAAAAACCCGACTTTCAAACCCGGCCAGAAAGAGTGGATGGATAAAATGGCCGCCAAAGGCTGGACCGTTCCTGATTGGCCAAAGGAATATGGCGGCGGCGGTTTGTCGCGTGCTGAAACCAAGATCTTGCTGCAGGAAATGGGGCGTCTGAAAATGCGATCGCCGCTTTCGAGCTTTGGCATCTGGATGCTTGGGCCCGCGCTGCTGCATTTTGGCACCGAAGAGCAGAAGCTACATTTCTTGCCACCAATTGCCCGCGGTGAAGTGCGTTGGTGTCAGGGCTATTCTGAGCCAGGCTCAGGTTCCGATCTTGCATCGCTGCAAACCTCCGCAGAAGACAAGGGTGATCATTATCTCATCAATGGTCAGAAAATATGGACCAGCTATGCCGATAAAGCGGATTGGATTTTCTGTCTGACGAGGACTGACAAATCGACCAAGCATAAAGGCATAAGCTTCATGCTGTTCGACATGACGACCAAGGGTGTTGAGACGAAACCTATCGTTCTGATCTCCGGACAATCCGCATTTTGTGAGACATTTTTCGCTGATGTCGAGGTGCCGAAAACATATGGCGACGGTGTTTCCTCGGTAGTTGGCGAAGTAAACCGCGGTTGGGATGTTGCCAAATATCTGCTGGGGCACGAACGCAGCATGATTTCGGGTGATGGCTCTTCCGGGGCAACGTCACTGGGTTCAAAATTTGCCGATCAATATGGCCGCGATGAAATGGGCCGCCTGGATGATCCAATGCTTCGCGCCCAGATGGCGGAGATGGATATCGATGTGCTTGCCTTCCGCGCGATGGCCGAACGTTTCGGTGACACTTTTAAAGCCAATCTTTGCCATCCGGCGCAGCCTAACATGATGAAATATGCCGGGACCGAAATCAACAAGCGCCGCCATGAACTGATCATGTCAGCAGGCGGCAGTGAAGTATTGGAATGGGAAAGCGATGCATCTAATGGCGGACTGACCGCGCGTGGTTGGCTCCGAACCAAGGCCAATAGTATTGAAGGCGGTACCAGCGAAGTGATGCTGAACGTCGTTTCCAAACAGATATTGCAATTGCCCAACGCCTAA
- a CDS encoding acyl-CoA dehydrogenase family protein, which yields MPLYLNDDQKMLQDSAADFMKGEGSVAHLREFRDKNCKDGFSHALWKQFAEMGFTGILVSEDEGGLGLGNVEAGVVLEEIGRNLTPSPFLTTAVAGVEALNAGGKALREKYFPGILSGDSVLALAIDEGAKHRPDQISMAATREGNGFKLDGKKQFVVQGGSADTLIVAARTSGSAGDEKGLTLFAVDTSANGLSRDSVRLVDSAMAAHVEFDGVVVDADAVIGEVDEGGAVLQRMLNAGRTGAAAETLGVGAGAMDITVEYIKGRKQFDTIIGTFQALQHRAAHLYSEMEIARAAVLKAQQMLDEGSSKAELMVSVAKAKSSKATSLSVKEGVQMHGGVGMTDEYDIGLYMKRDRALAEFMGDANYHTNLVAEMHGY from the coding sequence ATGCCGCTTTACTTGAATGACGACCAAAAAATGCTGCAGGATAGCGCAGCCGACTTTATGAAGGGCGAAGGCAGTGTCGCTCATCTTCGTGAGTTTCGGGACAAAAATTGCAAAGATGGTTTCTCGCATGCGCTTTGGAAGCAGTTTGCAGAAATGGGTTTCACCGGAATTTTGGTGTCGGAAGATGAAGGCGGTCTTGGCCTTGGCAATGTAGAAGCCGGCGTTGTCCTCGAAGAGATTGGACGCAATTTGACGCCCTCTCCGTTTTTGACCACGGCAGTTGCAGGCGTGGAAGCGCTTAACGCTGGTGGGAAAGCATTGCGCGAGAAATATTTCCCCGGAATTCTATCTGGTGACAGTGTGTTGGCACTTGCAATTGATGAAGGGGCCAAGCACCGACCAGACCAGATATCTATGGCGGCGACCCGCGAAGGAAATGGTTTCAAGCTGGACGGCAAAAAGCAATTTGTCGTGCAGGGCGGCTCCGCCGACACATTGATTGTAGCTGCGCGGACGAGCGGCAGCGCAGGTGATGAAAAAGGGCTGACTCTGTTTGCTGTCGATACAAGTGCCAATGGCCTCTCCCGTGACAGCGTACGCTTGGTTGATAGCGCAATGGCTGCCCATGTCGAATTTGACGGCGTGGTTGTTGATGCTGATGCAGTAATCGGTGAAGTTGATGAAGGCGGTGCAGTGCTTCAGCGGATGTTGAATGCGGGCCGGACAGGCGCGGCTGCTGAGACTCTTGGTGTTGGCGCAGGCGCGATGGATATCACCGTGGAATATATCAAGGGCCGCAAACAATTCGACACGATTATCGGCACCTTTCAAGCGCTGCAACATCGTGCCGCCCATCTTTACAGCGAGATGGAAATTGCGCGGGCAGCGGTTCTGAAGGCGCAGCAGATGCTTGATGAAGGCTCATCCAAAGCCGAACTGATGGTATCTGTCGCGAAAGCCAAGTCCAGTAAAGCAACATCGCTGTCGGTCAAAGAAGGCGTGCAGATGCATGGCGGCGTTGGAATGACGGATGAATATGACATCGGGCTCTACATGAAGCGTGATCGCGCGCTTGCCGAGTTCATGGGTGACGCCAATTATCACACCAATCTCGTTGCCGAAATGCATGGCTACTAA
- a CDS encoding SDR family oxidoreductase: MDFNKLFSLQGRVALVTGGHRGIGRMISEGFLAQGAKVYISGRKADACDAAAAEMGDNCISIPGDVSTVDGCKALAAELAKYEEKLDILINNAGVAWGEEYLSFPESGWDKVMDTNVKGLFFLTQALHPQLKAAASFERPAKVVNIASIDGFKVNPWETYSYQASKAAVVHLTRKMASKLVSEDIIMSGIAPGAFASNMNKAARDHEDAVEKGIPAKRIGRPEDMAAAAIYLASSAGDYVIGTTLIVDGGVVNAANPGATIEP, translated from the coding sequence ATGGATTTTAACAAGCTGTTTTCTCTCCAAGGCCGTGTTGCTCTGGTTACCGGCGGTCACCGCGGCATTGGACGGATGATTTCGGAAGGATTTTTGGCCCAGGGTGCCAAGGTCTATATCTCAGGCCGAAAAGCCGATGCCTGTGATGCGGCCGCTGCTGAAATGGGCGACAACTGCATTTCCATTCCCGGTGATGTTAGCACCGTTGACGGTTGTAAAGCTCTCGCTGCCGAGCTGGCCAAGTATGAAGAGAAGCTCGACATCCTCATTAATAATGCTGGCGTGGCCTGGGGTGAAGAATATCTGAGCTTTCCCGAATCCGGCTGGGACAAGGTCATGGACACCAATGTCAAAGGTCTGTTCTTCCTGACACAGGCGCTGCATCCCCAATTAAAAGCCGCTGCCAGTTTTGAGCGTCCGGCCAAAGTCGTCAATATTGCCTCCATTGATGGCTTCAAGGTCAATCCTTGGGAGACTTACAGCTATCAGGCATCGAAGGCGGCAGTGGTTCACTTGACCCGCAAAATGGCCTCAAAACTGGTCTCGGAAGATATTATCATGTCCGGTATCGCTCCCGGCGCTTTTGCTTCGAACATGAACAAGGCGGCACGCGACCATGAAGATGCGGTCGAAAAAGGCATTCCTGCAAAACGTATTGGTCGACCCGAAGACATGGCTGCAGCCGCCATCTACCTTGCGAGCAGCGCAGGGGATTATGTGATTGGCACGACCCTGATCGTTGATGGGGGCGTCGTTAATGCGGCTAATCCCGGTGCAACAATAGAGCCCTAA
- a CDS encoding DUF4197 domain-containing protein, whose translation MRNMTKKLKLSAAAGLLAVPLSVSPILSAPALAQDAGVKSLLGDASDGALDKLSQPGAFYADKAVRVLLPGPLKNATKILRFTSKAGLTKDITKSLNDAAGKAALEAKPVFRSAIDNMTLTDGVGIVTGGGTGGTDYLRKTSGEELAVKIRPLVEKALGEVGAYKQVESLGSISALSSLGGLDLSRDGLTDSVTEQALDGIFSYIGAEEKNFRKNPLKKGSKLLKDIF comes from the coding sequence ATGCGGAATATGACAAAGAAATTGAAACTCAGCGCGGCAGCGGGTTTGTTGGCAGTACCATTATCTGTGTCTCCGATATTGTCTGCTCCGGCGCTGGCGCAAGATGCTGGTGTGAAAAGTCTTTTGGGCGATGCTTCGGACGGCGCGCTTGACAAATTGTCACAGCCCGGCGCCTTTTATGCCGACAAAGCGGTCCGGGTATTGCTGCCTGGGCCTCTTAAGAACGCCACCAAGATCTTGCGCTTCACCAGCAAGGCTGGCCTGACGAAAGATATTACCAAAAGCCTGAATGATGCAGCCGGCAAGGCGGCTTTGGAAGCCAAACCGGTTTTTCGTTCAGCCATTGACAACATGACCCTGACCGATGGTGTGGGCATTGTCACGGGCGGCGGTACGGGCGGTACTGACTATTTGCGCAAAACGTCTGGTGAAGAACTGGCGGTCAAAATCCGGCCGTTGGTCGAAAAAGCACTCGGCGAAGTCGGAGCCTATAAACAAGTCGAAAGCCTCGGTTCGATTTCCGCGCTGTCGTCGCTTGGCGGGCTTGACCTGTCCCGTGACGGATTGACTGATAGTGTGACCGAGCAGGCGCTGGATGGCATATTCTCCTATATCGGTGCAGAAGAGAAAAACTTCCGCAAAAACCCGCTGAAAAAGGGGTCGAAGTTGCTCAAGGATATTTTCTAG
- a CDS encoding DUF1993 family protein: MSLTKLLVPTYQQMLKALSGWLKKAEAQIPKEDAEALLAARLAPDMFPLSTQIRFVCVQAQEPIYRLRGEAFPESLHQLVDEGRDAIDKPGSLADAQTRIQEALNLLDDLAADALDTDRDAPIVHELPSGMIFDLTAEQYARDWALAQFYFHLMTAYAILRSEKVELGKVDYIPHMLEFLRPETIAEASH, encoded by the coding sequence ATGTCATTAACAAAGTTGCTCGTCCCCACATATCAGCAAATGTTAAAAGCACTTTCAGGTTGGTTGAAAAAGGCTGAGGCACAGATTCCCAAGGAAGATGCGGAAGCACTGCTCGCCGCACGCCTTGCACCTGATATGTTTCCGCTATCAACCCAGATTCGGTTTGTCTGTGTACAGGCCCAGGAGCCGATCTATCGTTTGAGAGGAGAGGCTTTTCCAGAATCTCTTCATCAACTGGTCGACGAAGGGCGCGATGCAATTGACAAGCCGGGTTCACTGGCTGACGCGCAAACGCGGATTCAAGAAGCACTGAATTTGCTGGATGATCTTGCGGCGGACGCGCTGGATACTGATCGAGATGCGCCCATCGTGCATGAGCTTCCCAGCGGCATGATATTTGACCTGACGGCGGAACAATATGCTCGTGATTGGGCGTTGGCCCAGTTTTATTTCCACCTCATGACTGCTTACGCCATATTACGCAGTGAGAAAGTGGAGCTCGGCAAGGTGGATTACATACCCCATATGCTGGAGTTTCTTCGTCCTGAAACTATTGCCGAGGCTTCGCATTAG
- a CDS encoding SDR family oxidoreductase: MDISKLMFRDDLMKDERILITGGGTGLGREMAEGFLKLGAEVHICGRRGEVCKATAEELVEKHGGTVVPHPCDIRNAEMISEMNDLIWSQHGPLTGLVNNAAGNFISRTEDLSVRGFDAIANIVFRGTFYMTHDIGKRWIAAGDKGSILSILTTWVWNGGPFTVPSAMSKAGINVMTQSLATEWARYGLRLNAIAPGAFPTEGMSNRLAPSKGDQDKMGSSVPMGRVGEMDELVNLAAYLMGPGSQYMTGQTIAIDGGAYNATGGNFSALTAWGDEQWQAARQAIEGQNQKDRAKRTV, encoded by the coding sequence ATGGACATTTCAAAACTCATGTTTCGCGACGATCTGATGAAGGACGAGCGCATATTGATCACTGGCGGCGGCACCGGCCTCGGCAGGGAAATGGCCGAGGGTTTCCTGAAGCTCGGCGCAGAAGTCCATATTTGCGGACGCCGCGGTGAGGTGTGCAAAGCGACTGCCGAAGAGCTGGTCGAAAAACATGGCGGCACCGTAGTTCCGCATCCCTGCGATATCCGCAATGCCGAGATGATCAGCGAGATGAACGACCTGATCTGGTCGCAGCACGGCCCGCTGACCGGACTAGTCAATAATGCCGCCGGCAATTTCATCTCCCGCACTGAAGATCTGTCGGTGCGCGGTTTTGATGCGATCGCCAATATCGTTTTTCGCGGCACATTCTATATGACCCATGACATTGGCAAGCGCTGGATCGCGGCTGGCGACAAGGGCAGCATCTTATCGATCCTAACCACTTGGGTGTGGAATGGCGGTCCCTTCACTGTTCCCTCTGCCATGTCCAAGGCGGGCATCAACGTCATGACACAAAGCCTTGCCACCGAATGGGCGCGCTATGGTTTGCGCCTCAATGCCATTGCTCCCGGCGCTTTCCCAACCGAAGGTATGTCCAATCGTCTCGCGCCGAGCAAGGGTGATCAGGACAAGATGGGCAGCAGCGTTCCGATGGGCCGCGTTGGCGAGATGGACGAACTGGTCAATCTTGCTGCCTATCTGATGGGGCCGGGGTCACAATATATGACCGGACAGACGATCGCGATTGATGGTGGTGCCTATAATGCAACTGGCGGGAATTTCTCAGCCCTGACTGCATGGGGTGATGAGCAATGGCAGGCTGCGCGGCAGGCGATTGAGGGCCAAAACCAGAAGGATCGCGCCAAACGTACCGTTTGA
- a CDS encoding DUF1353 domain-containing protein gives MAHYTGRPRFEWDEDGRIMTLLNRFAFIDDAQLVWSVPAMVRVDGASIPKFAWSILGSPFVGRYRKASVVHDWYCDIRTREWKATHRMFYEAMRTSKVSGAKARIMYAAVYYAGPRWDVAADYNSELAEAMTPTAYSSLEQSERVDRPAPPADLTLWHRRETDAQAFEAMCDDFAKSCATIADVEAMIEEKLGATE, from the coding sequence ATGGCACATTATACCGGACGACCACGGTTTGAATGGGATGAAGACGGGCGGATCATGACGCTGCTCAATCGCTTCGCCTTCATTGACGATGCGCAGTTGGTATGGAGCGTGCCTGCCATGGTGCGCGTGGATGGCGCATCGATCCCGAAATTCGCCTGGTCGATCCTCGGTAGCCCGTTTGTCGGCCGTTATCGCAAGGCATCGGTTGTGCATGATTGGTATTGCGACATCCGCACCCGCGAATGGAAGGCCACGCACCGCATGTTCTATGAAGCGATGCGCACCTCAAAAGTCAGCGGCGCGAAGGCCCGGATCATGTATGCCGCGGTCTATTATGCCGGGCCGCGCTGGGACGTCGCGGCGGACTATAATAGCGAGCTGGCGGAGGCGATGACGCCGACGGCCTATAGCAGTCTGGAACAGAGCGAACGTGTCGACAGGCCTGCACCACCGGCCGACCTGACTCTCTGGCATCGGCGTGAAACGGATGCCCAGGCTTTTGAGGCCATGTGTGATGATTTCGCAAAGAGTTGCGCAACTATCGCTGATGTCGAAGCGATGATCGAAGAGAAATTGGGCGCAACCGAATGA